The DNA segment TATCTATGCTTTTGCCTTCTTTACAAAAAACTTTTAAGATAGTGTTACCATTCATGTAACTTACGGTTTCCACCTCCTGCAGCTGTTTGGCAATATACCATGCCCCTTTTAGGGTAAGCGTAGCTATGCTCCCTGTGCCCCAGCCATTGGTAATGCTATCGGGCATATGGCTCATATTGTGATTCCATTTTGGTTGCCTGATATCAGGATCGGCAAGGCTAAGCCATAAATGCCCAGCCTGTTCTTTTACCATTGCCAGCATAGGTCTGTCAACATGAATAAGCGTTCCTTTTAAGGGTTGCGCAGCACTATAAACAGCGTATGCGGTAATACCCGATAATGGATGCCTGATAATATGGGCTGATGCATTTTTTTGCATCACCTCATAGGTTTTATTTTGCAGGTACGGTTTCAGGTCAGCTGTTGGCGTATTCAGTACAATCTCATATTCGTACCCTTTATCTTTAGGGTTTGTACCATGATCAAACCAGGCTTTTGTATATACCTCCTGTGTTTTCTCATAAGCTCCGGATGTGTTTAAAACGATCGACTTTTGGTCGCCTACATTAGCGCCCCTGTAAGAAATTTGCTTATCCTGGCCCAGCACAATAGGTTGTCCTTTGGGAATGATGTAATGCAAACCGTTCTGATCGGTAAAATAACCCCCATCGGCTTTTTGGTTAAGGGATGAAGAAGCACTGATTTCCTTTCCATTAAAACTGTTTTTCCGTTTTTCATCGGTTCGGTACTGAAACAGCGTGGTTACAGTTGGGTACCTGGTATCATTATTTTGAATGGAAGAACCCAGGCAAATAATTTCATTACCGATAAAGAAATAGGTTTTTCGGGCCCTGAAACTGTTGTCGAACAAAGATTTATCTTCATCCGGAAAAACATCATCACGCAGGTCTAAGGCAAACAATCCATTGGTACCCTGTTGCAGTCCACTGGCCACTACGCTTTCAGAGAAATTGCGGTGTTTACCTTCTATATATTTTTGGTCACCTTTTGTATAATACAATACTTTGTCTGCCGGTAACATTTTAGTTGTAGCTCCGGGCAACATAGACCAATCGAAACCTTCATTCAAACCCAGACCCAAACTTTTGAAACCCATTTTTTCATCGCCCTGTGCCGTTACCAGCATACCGTGGCTAAGGTAACGGCCCAAATTATTTTCTCCTCTGCCACTTTCAAAATCCCAAACGTATTTGTTGTATCCTTTTACGGTTGCAAAGGCATTGCCCTGGCGGTAAGCCATTAAGCCCGAATAAGGCATTGAAACGGCACCATCGGCAGGTCTGTGTTTTTGTGCACCTACCATTTTGTGCAGTCGTTCTATTAAATTTAAGGTGCCAAAAGTACCCGAATAGGTAAGCACGGGGCTAAGCATTCTGGCTACCACATCTGGTTCGGCAATATCGTATATATAGTTAAACAGTTCAGCCATTTCTTTGTCTGCAATGGTATTGCCATTCATACTCATATAGGCCAGTGCCGGAAAGGTAAACCCATCAAGTGAGCTGTTGCCCAGCGGAAAACGCCCACCGGCACCATAATGAATATCTACTCCATAGGCAATTTCCGCCTGTCGCTTTAATGCCTGTTTAAGGTTGCCGGTAGTTTGTGGCGAAAGCTGATAAGGTGTGCCACTAAGCAGCCAATGGATGAGTGCCATGGTGTTTAGCGCATTGGTACCATAAGTATTTAAATAAGTTCCCCGGTGGTGATAAATAGAAAAATCGGGTTTAAACGTGTCACTATAGCCGGGCGAAATACTGGCTACATAATCCATGTAGCTTTTAAAATCCTGCAACAACTCTTGCTTACGGCTATCATTTTCCATTAATAAAATGGTAATGAGTTTGGCCAGGGCACCTCCGCGGATTTTATCAGAATTTTCTCCCCGTGTGTAATCAATGGTTAACATACTGCCCAAACGGGTATGCCAGATCAGCATATCAGTTTCTGCTTTTAGCTTATTTTGTGCTTTCAGATCATCTCTTACCAAAAAAATAGCGGTTGCAATCGGGTTAAGCTTTATCACATGGTCTACCGTACCAAAAGCACTGCCCGCTGCCCAACCCTGGTCCTGTAAATAATCAAAGGTCAGCATCAGTTTTTCTCTGGCAGTTTTATTGCCATTAAGCCTGTAATCCATTGCTAAGGGAAAGGCAGTTGGCAGGATAGCCTCATCGTAATTTAAACCTTCTTTAGGGATATGTTCATCACGGATGCCAAATAAGGGTCTTCCATTTACAAAATCGTTTGCTTTATGTATTCCAAGCTTATCGAAAATAGCTGAAGCACCTTTAATTTTACCATCTATTGTTTTTTCGATGCCCGTATTGCGTTTTTTCCAATCGTTGGTTTTATCGCCAAGTATTAAAAATTCCAATCGGTCTGCTATGGTCTTACTTTCTTCGGTTAGTTTTTTAACATCTACCTGCTGGTTAAATTGTTTGGCTAAAAATATTTGGTAAGGTGCCAGTATTTCATAGCCATCACCAGAGCGGAGGTTAAGTTTATGGTTTTCAAACTGCAGATCGGAATGACGTTTATTAGAAACAAAACTCAGCAGCATGAAATGGTCGATGAATATTTTACCACTTTGCCCCGATGGAGTAAGTGCCACCAAACTGGTCATTTCATCACTGCCCTTGTAGTTTTTTACCAGCGCATCTTCATTAAAATTAACCCAAACGGCCCGCCAGCCAGTAAAGTTAAGGTTTACCGAAAAACGATATTTTGGAGCCGTATTTGCCATTTGCAAATTGCTGCCTACCTGAAAAGTAATTTTGCCGATGGAAGGTTTTTCCTGGTATAACCACATTTTTACACCTCCATAATGCGATTTTTTGTAGAACGACGGTTCGTAAACTTCAGGCTGACCGCCAGGATAAAAATCTCCGGCTTCTTTTAAGCCCTTTAAATTGGCAATTTCTATAGTGGCACCATTTTGATACGTCCACAGCAGCGATTGCGTGCCATCTTTAAAATGAGCAGATGAAAAAGAGAGATTACCTTTTTCTGATTTCCAGTTCGCAATATCCTGCGCTTCTTCAAAAGTAAGATAGTTGGTCACAATATCCTTTACAAAAGTTGGCACTGATTCCTTTTGTGCTTTTAGGCCTGGTGCAATCGTACTTAATCCAAGTGTAAGTGCCAATGTGGCTATCCGGTAGTTCATTTTATATATTTTAAAATTCAATTTTTTGCTTCAATTTCTGATACCTCAATAAAGCTTCTAAATAATAATAATCTGCATATATCAGACCGCCATCTACTTCAGATTTTCTTAAGAAATTACCGGTAGCATGGTTCAGTAGATAATTGCCTTTGCCACTCTCGTTCAGGTAAGGTGCGGCAGAAAGGCTTTCCAGAATTTTTTCGCCCGCTTTAAAGTACTTTTTGCCATTGGCCGGTGACAATTCTGCAAGCTGCATTAAGCCTGATGCAAGCAATGCAGCTGCCGAGGCATCTTTCTGGGTAGGGATTTTCGGTGCGCGATAATCCCAGTAAGGTACCATATCTTCAGGCATATTCTGATTGTTTAGAATATATGCAGCTATATTTTCTGCCTGGGTTAAATACTCTTTTTTATGTGTGTATTTATACATAAATCCAAACCCATACAACCCCCAGCTCTGGCCACGGCTCCAGGACGCGGTTTCAGGGTTGCTATCTCCATTGTTCCAGTCACGTTTACGCATTTTTCCTGTAAGCGGGTCATAATCTACGACATGCGAACAACTGTAGTCTGACCTGTACTGGTTTTTCATGGTCGTATTGGCATGATTAACCGCTACATTGTAATAAGTACTGTCACCGGTAAATCCGGTCCCATTCAGTAACAGTTCCAGATTTATCATATTGTCGATAATTACCGGAAATTTCCAGTCCCGTGCTGCACTGGGATTCCAGGACATAATTGATTTCACTTTAGGATTATACCTTTTAATGGCCGATTTAGAGGCCTCAATCATCACTGCTTTGTATTTTTCATTTTTAGTAAGCCGGTACCCATTGCCATAACTGCTATAAATCATGAAACCAATATCATGGTCATGCGTATAGTCCTTATTGTCCTCTACCAGGGCCGTAGCATATTCGGCTTTTTTAAGGATGTCTTTGTCCCTGGTAAATTCATACACCAGCCACAAATTTCCAGGATAAAAGCCGCTGGTCCAGTCAGAAATAGGTTGAAAACCTTTCTCTAATGAACGCGGCATTTTACCGGTCGATTTTACGATTTTAAAGGCATTGTCGGCATATATCTTCTCCAATTCAAAAATCGAAGCAATTTTCTCATCTGTAAGTTGAGCAGTTGGTTTTGCACAAGCCAGGGTTAAACCTAATGCCAAACCAGCACAAGCAACCACTATCAATTTGTTTATTATCGGTTTTTTATTCATAAAAGGAAACGGCTAAATATTTATTTCTTTGGAATTTCTATACTAACTGGTGCGGCATTATACAATACCTCCTGGTAATTGTAAAAAGCACTATCCCTTTTATCAGGAAGTTCTGCCACAATTTTAGAACCTGTACCTTCGGCCGAGACCGTTACATACTCGCCCTTGCGGGGATAGATACCACCCAACATATAATCATACTTACCAGCCCTGAGCGGTTGTGACACATACAAGACCAATTGTTGTTTGTCGGCAGATGGTGAAGGGTTGCTCATTGTCAGCTTCCAATTGCTGCCATTGTCTTTCAAAATCATCAAAGCAGGCGTTTCAGCCTTTACGGTTAACCCGCCCACTGTGATTGCTGTCCCTTTAAAAAAAGCCGTTTGCCAGGTTTTATCTGTTGCCGAATACACCCCATGTGCATCTATAGCCTTTTTTATCTGTACATCTTTTGCATAAGTGGCAAGTACAGCAGGCATTTCTGTGGCCAAAACATTAGGTACCAGAAAATAACTATAACCATTACCTGTTGCAGGTTCCTGTCCGTGATTGACCGCAATGATATAACCAGGCGTTTTTGATGCATTGGCAGGGTCGGTAATATTTATTTCAGTTCCGGTTTTAACGATTATCTTTTGTTTTCCATCCGGATAAATGATATACCCCTTATTGCCAATATGTAACCAAACAGGTTTATCAGCTTCAAAAGAAAGATTAACCGACTGTCCTGGTTGTACCACTTCAGTTTTACCATTTTGGGCGATGGTTAGCGGCTGGGTAAATGCTGACTGATCAAGCGTCGTTACAATCTCTTTTTGCTGACCGGGGCGCAGTCTTTTGATGTTATTGCCCAGGGCGATGATTTTATCGGCTATAAAAAAATAGCTCTTTAAAGCTGTAGCAGAGCTGTATGTTTCCCTTGGCAGATGGTGATAAATGGCTACACCCGATCGTCCATCCGACGTTACACCAGCCACCTCATTATCGCCTGGCAAAGAAGCCTGTGCATGGCCAACCGGAATAGCATCGCTACGCCATTCTTCAGTTAGACCGGGCAGAGCATGCCAGTCCAGGTTGGCCAGTACTTTATCCGAATATTCATCGCCACTTATTTTTAGTGGAAGAATCCCGTAACCTGCATACCAGGACCTGCGTATGTTTCCAAAATCTTCAGCCCCAACCGTGCGTTTCGATTTTAATTTTAGCGATACATAAAAAGGTTTTTCATTTTCGCCCCGGCGATGCACCAAAAACTCATTTACCCAAAAAGCATCAGTACCGGAATATTCAAATTTATTTTTTTTGATCTTATTGTATATTTCATCCAGTTCGGCCTGGTTGCTTAGCTTCGTATCTTTGCTTCGTGCCTCCTGCAAATCTTCAAAAGCAGACAAATAAACTTTGGTAACAAACTTCTGCAGATCCTCTCCATAAGACCTCCCGGATACTAAAAAATCCAGGCGGTTTTTATAAATCAATTTCGGATAAGTACCTACCAGCCTATCGGCAGGAAACTGGTAATATTTATCGGCCAGCTTAAAGTCCGTATCTTTAAACTGGTTAAAACCAACAAATGCTTCAACAAGCCATCCAAAGCCATAAGCCTGCATAGCCGCATCAGTACCCTGAGCAATATGGTGTGATATGGTTCCATCTGGCTGAAAACCAGATTGTTTGTATTCGTGAGCAGGTACATTAAATTTGGTTAACCACCTGGACACATCAGCTGCAACACCATGCGGGCTCCATCCGTAAGAAAAACTAAAATTTTTAAATGGTTTATCCTTATAGAAATCACTGTACCAGTATTGCACATAAGTTAAAGGCCGGTTATAATCTGCCCAAACAATGGGCATGGCCAACATCCAGCGACCTCTGTGCCCCAGGTTGGCATCTGCCCAGGCACCTGATGAACGAAGGGTATCCTGCAATATCCCCCAGCGACCACCCTCTTCTTTATCGTCCGATTTATCGATCGATCTTCTGCCGATCATTTCGGCCATTGCGGTTTGGTAAAAACGTATAAAATCGTAATACACACGTTCGGCCTGTTTGTTGCCCTGTTTAATGTCTGTAAGCATATCTGGTATTAAATGTACTGATGGTGCAATGAGCGCATCAGAAATAACCCATTGGTGGGTTACCACCTGGGTTCCCACCAGGTTATACTCTTTCAGGTTACTAAAACCGTCGCCCGTATACGGGCCTATCGGCTTACCCTTTACCATTACATCTGAACCTTCAACCGGAACGCTCTCCGTATAAGCGATAATAGCTGAATATAAAGCATTTTTTAACTGCATACGGGCCTGCGGATCGCCATTTGGTCCATACTTTTTTGATTTGGCATAAGCGTAGCCCAAACCACCAATTTGATTTGCCACTTGTTCCCACTCAAATTCTATCGTTTTTCCACCAGGGCTTTTATATTCCATCGGATTTTTGCCGTAAAAACCAAATGCTGCAAATTTGCCATTATTACTTTCCAGTTCAGTAATCATTTCGGCTACTTTTACATCCGAAATGAGTTTTCTACCATACATTCTACTCCCTTCAGACGATACTGTATAATCCTTATATCGCTCATAAAGTGTTTTCCACAGGGTTTCCTTAACTACTTTTATGGTAATTGGAAAAGAATTAAGCTGTTTTGACCCATCTTTTAACACTATCGTTAATTGCTGATTTCCCAATAGGTTTTCTCCCAACTTTTGCTTCGTAGAAAGTACTCCCATGATTCTACCAACTGGATCAAAACGGGTTTCAATGCTAAACAAATTGTTCTTTTGACTGGTTATGGCAAACTGATAGGTTTTAGGGACAGGGCGCTTCAATACATCCTTATTTCTTTCCAGATGTATACGTCCTGTTACCTCCGTATTGGCGGGACTATTGACTTCTACATCGAAATAACCGGCGAATATTTTTTCCTGGGCAAATACACCCAGATTAAGAAAAATAATCAAGCATATCAATATTGTTTTTTTCATCTCTTTTTATTTTTATGGCCTTAATCTATTGAACCCGATTTCATTTTCTTTTCCGGATTAAAATCTTTCTTTTTTGCAAAACCATTCAGCTTCAAAGCAATTACACTTGCTGTTTTATCAGGTGCACTGACAGGCAGACCACTAATTTCTAAAATACCCTGCTCATCCTGTTTAAGTTTCAGCTTTGCATTGCTGTTTAATAATGTGGCACCAATTGCCTTATTACCCAGCCCATCAATGTTTAGCTGACCACTGCCGGGCCAATTGAAAACGGACAAATAAAGTACAGTACCATGTTGTTCATCTTTGGCAGTAATGCGTCCCCAATCTACAGGCTCAACAGGGTTAGCATGGGTGCCATAAATAGCTTCACCATATTTGCTCATCCAGTTACCTATTTCTTTTAAACGTTCAACACTTTCAACGGGGAAAGTACCATCTGGTTTAGGACCGATATTGAGGAGGTAATTGCCCCCTTTAGCAGCAATATCTATCAATTTCTGGATCAGTTCTGAAGAAGACTTCCATTCATGATCGGCTGTGCGATAGCCCCAGGTGCGGTTCATGGTCATACAGGTTTCCCAATCTTTACCATCAAGCTCTGCCAGATTGGGTATTTTTTGTTCAGGAGTTTTAAAATCACCTGGCAAATTTCCTCCCAGCCTGTCATTGGTAATGATATTAGGCTGCAAGTGCTTCACCATAGTCATCATTTGTCTGGCCTGTTCAGCAGATAATCCTCCAGGTGTATCCCACCACAATACGGAAACATCGCCATAGTTAGACAATAACTCTTTTACCTGTGGAAAAGCTACACCGTTTAAATACTCGTTGAAAGTTTTTGATTGCTGTATGGGGTCCCAACTGCCATTGTGCGCTAAAGTATAGGCATCGATACGCGTGCTATCCGGATTATCCCATCCTTGTTTCATGACCCTGCGACCAGTAAAACCACCAGGATTTCCCCAATCTTGTGATTGTGAATAATAAATACCAAATTTTAAACCATACTTTCTGCAAGCATCAGCTAAAGGTTTAATCATATCTTTACCATAAGGTGATGCTTTCATAATATTCCAATCGCTGGCTTTGGTGTCAAACAATGCAAATCCATCATGGTGCTTTGCCGTAATAACCAAATATTTCATGCCTGCGTCTTTGGCCATACGTGCCCATTCATCAGCATTGAAATTTATGGGATTAAAATGTCCAGCTGTATCTTTATATTCCTGAACGGGGACTTTCATCCGGTTCATCAACCATTCTCCATTTTTAACTTTTTGTTCATGACCCCGGTAAACACCCCCAAACTGGGCGTACACACCAAAATGAACGAACATTCCAAAACGGGCTTCGCGCCACCACTCCATTTTACTATCTTGTGCACTTAGTGAACATGATATCATCACTAATAAGAAAAAAACAATGCCAATTCGTTTCATTAATTTAAGAATAATAGATACATCAGATTTACCCGGCTATGTTTGGGTTAGTTAAATGCAAAAGCCAAAGCCTGTGTTTTCTTTCCCATCAGGTTTTTGGGTAAAACGATCACAACCTCTTCTCCTTCTTGCTTCCAGTTCACATTTTTACCGGTTGAGATTAACCTGATCTTACTACCCCCGGCAGGTATATTTCCTTTCCATTTCAGGGTAGCAGGTAGGCTTTCACCTTCCTTAACGCAGACAATAGCATATTTTATTTTACCATCCTTTGACTGCGTGAACCAGGTTGTCCCATCATTATAATTATCGGTTATTCTGGTACCGTAAATGGCTTCTCCATTTTGTTTTAGCCATTGTCCTACCTCTTCTAAAGGCTTTTCAACTTCTTTAGGAAATTCACCTTCTGGTGTTGGGCCAAAACCCAAAAGCATATTTCCACCCTTGGCTACGATCTCAGCCAGGGTATGAATTACCCAGGTTCCAGATTTTGCTTTTTCCTCGCTTCGGTAGCTCCAGCTTTTTGTTAAAGTGATACAGGTTTCCCAGGGCTCTTTCATCTGAGTTTTTGGTACAGATTGTTCTGGTGTCCGGTAATTTTCATAAGGGCCGTGTACTGTTCTGTCCACCACCAATATGCCGGGTTGTTTTTCGCGGGCCATTTTGGCAATGCGTGGCATATCTACCTCCTGATTAAAGTTAGGATAATTTGCCCTTCCTCTTTTGTTCATTCCCCATTCTTCCCTCGCAAGCTCAGCTTTTAATGCCGGGCGCACCCAGCCACCGTCCAGCCATAAAATATCTACCTGGCCATAGTTCCCCAAAATTTCAGCAATTTGGTTATAGGTAAAATCTTTAAATTTCTGCCACTTCTGTGGATATTTGCTCATATCGTAGTTGATATTCCGGGATGGTGTAGGAAACCGGTCCCACCAGAAATCCTGCGAATGCCAGTCTGGCTTTGAAAAATAAGCACCAATCATCATTCCCTGTTTACGGTAGGCATCAAAAATGTATTTGGTCACATCAGCTTTCGGATTTTTTGCGAATGGTCCATTGGTAATTTTATAATCGCTTTGCCTGGTATCGAACATATTAAACCCATCATGGTGCTTGGTGGTAAATACGATATATTTCATCCCTGCATTTTTAGAAATTTCAGCCCATTTATCCGGATTGAACTTTACCGGATTAAGTTTTGAAGCCAAACCCCAATACCATTTTTTATAATCTTCATAAGCCATAGTGGTATCACGTTTAGGCCATGGCTCGCCACTTATTACCCATGATTCCGGAATTCCTGCAGCAGTGTAAACACCCCAATGCAAAATCACACCAAACTTCAGGTCCTGCCATTGGTCCAGTTTTTTCCTCACCAATGGATCCTTGGGATATTCATATTGGGCAGATGGATCATAAATATCTTCCTGTGCATTTGAAAGTAGCGGAAAAGCCAGTAAAACGGTTAAAATTAATCCTCTAAACATATAGCTAATAATTTGGGTTTTGACCTACGATTTTATTTACATCCGTTTCATTTAAAGGTATAGGATAAAGCTCGTGTTGTCCTGTTCTAAAAAAAGTACCCGCCGGATAAGCATAATTGGCGCGATAAGCCCTTAAATCATCTGCTGTTTTTTTAATCCTTGCAGCTAAGATATTCCAACGAATAAGGTCTGTACGCCTTGTACCTTCAAAGTTCAGCTCAAATGCCCGCTCCTTCTGTACGGCATCAAAAAACTGGTCTTTGGTAAGACCTGCCAGGTTTACCTGATCAGCAGTAGCTTTAGGCACCAGCGCTGCAGTTGCAGTAGCGCCTGTGCCACCACCACCGGTAATGGTTACTGTTGGTGCAGAAGTGTAATTCCAGCCTGCACTTAACGTAACAAAGCCGGTTATCCTTCCGGATGCAAGGGTAGTAACTCCTGCAGCAGCACCTGAGCCACCGCCGCCGGTTACAGTCACAACCGGCATGGACGTATAGCCTGTACCTGCATTATTTAGTGTTATGCTTACCTGACTACCACTTGCATTTAATCCAAAACCTCTTCTCCTGACTTCATTGATCGCCTCATATGCAAGGCTGTTAGGCCCGTTATTGATTTCATTTTCTACCTCAGCTCTCATGAGCAGAACATCTGCGTAACGTAAAATAACAGTATTTATGCTGGTCGTATTTCTTTCAGTAACCGCATCCGTCTGGTATTCCCTGCTCCATTTTGCCGAGGTCCACTGTTCGTCAAGTCTGGCAGTAAACAACTGTACTTTCTGGCCGGTCGCGTCGATCCTGAAGGTTGCTATCGAAAAATCTCTTCTGATGTCCTTTGGGTTAAAACTGTTATAAAAAAGGCGCAATGCCCTGCCTCTGCCCAGGGAAGCATTGTAAACGCCCTGAGCTGTAGTTACAGACAAAAAATTTCCTCCTAAACTATTTTCGCTGCTGTTACCTAAATTACTAAAAAACGCTACTTCAAACATGTTCTCTGTAGGTTCTAAAATAAACTGGCACTGGTTTTTGAAAAGTTTGGTAAAATCATCATTCAACTTGTAAAGCTTACTGTTTATGACATCGTTAATTTCCTGCTGCGCAATTTTATAATAGTCTATATAATTGGCAGGGCGTTCCATCAGGGCAGTTTGGCGCAGCGAGTAACCGCCAGCCATTAAGGCAACTCTGGCCAGCATTGCTTTTGCGGCCCATTTGTTAATCCGTTCATCAGTTGGCAATTTGTCTGGCAAAAGAGCAGCAGCCTCTCTCATATCTTTAAATATCTGCTCATAGATAACATAACGGTCGGTTCTTTCAACTTTGAAATTCTCTCCGGCTTTTGAAGATGTCAATTTGAATGGTACATCACCCCAAAAACGGACCAGTTCCGAAAAGTAAAAGCCACGTAAAAATTTAGCCTCTCCTAACATCCTGTTCAGGTTATCTTTTTGGGCCTGTGTACCACTGCTATAAGTAGGCATTTCAGGTATTTTTTCAATAACAACATTGGCCCTGTCAATTCCTGTGTATAAAGAACTCCAGGTTTGGTAGAAATTATCGGTTTCAGCCGTACCGTAATAATGTGGTATGGCTCTGAATGCATCTGCCGTGATCGCTGCATCCATCTGGGAAATATCGGTATCGTTATCGTATAACATTGGAATAGATTGCCCGTAGGTCTGCGGACGCGACATGACCTCATATATGCCTAAAGTTGCCAGATAAGCTTCGTCTTCATTTGAAAAGAAATTTGCACTTGTGAAATAAGAATAGGGTTCAGTTTCTACAAACTTTTTACATGAACTCATGGATATAGCTGCACAGAACAAACCTGCAAGTATAATTTTGCTGATATATATATTAGTTTTCATTTTTACGGAGATTAAATTAAAAGGATACGTTAAGACCTGCAACAAATGATTTTGCCCTTGGGTAAGCGCTAAAATCTACTCCTGGCGTAAGCGGATCGCTGAATACGCTTACCTCCGGATCATAGCCACTGTAATTTGTAAATACATGCAGGTTATATGCAGTTACATACAAACGGGCATTGGCTATTTTAACCTTGCTTAACCAGCTTTTAGGAAGGGTATAACCGAGGCTGATGTTATTGATGCGCAAGAAGGAACCGTCCTCAATCATAGTATCATGTAAACGTTTGGCTGTTGCACCGTCAAAAACCGGAATTGTTTTCCCACTATTGGCATTGGCAAGTTCTACAGGGTCCAGTATCCGCTGGCCAGCTGCATTGACGATCTTCCACCTGTCTTTGAAATAGGCAAAAGTACTTGCATAATCGTTAAACAATGCAGAATTGTTCAGCTTGTTCGCATTATAGATGTCATTCCCATAGGTAAAGTCAACAAAAACACTGAGGTCAAACCCTTTATAACTGAAGGTATTATTTAAACCTCCGGAAAACTTGGCATTGGCATTTCCTATTGCTGTTCTGTCATTGTCGTCTATTTTGCCGTCATTATTTAAGTCGGCAAATTTGATATAACCCGGCTGCACTACTGCGACATCCGTTACTACACCGCTTTTTAAAGTATAAGTGTTGTTTGCTGCGTTAAAATCAAAGTCATCCACCTGGTACAGGCCTGCTTGCTTGTAGCCATACATGATACCCACCGGCTGACCAACCTGCAGTATATAATCATTGGTAGTGGTCCAGCTATTTGTTAGCATGGAATTTTCCCCCTCACTTAAACCCAGTACCTTGGTTTTGTTAAAAGCAATATTAAAGTTACTGCTCCAGTTGAAACTATTGTTTCTTACATTGATGGTATTTAAAGTAAATTCAATACCCCTGCTCGAGGTTGTGCCGATGTTTCTAAATTGTTCCGTAAAACCTGAACTCGCCGGAATACGGGAACGATACAGCAGGTCTTTCGAACGATTATCGTACAGCTCAGCTGTGAAAGACACTCTTTGCTTAAAAAGGCCCAGATCCAGACCAAGGTTAAAGGATTGGTTTGCTTCCCATTTCAGTGAAGGATTAGGTAAGTTAAGCTGGCCTGCAGAAGTTACCAGCTGATTGTTTAAGGGGTAACTTGAAGTTCCAAAAATGCCCAATGCCTGGTAGTTACCAATGCGGTTATTTCCAGATGAACCATAACTTAAACGCAATTTCAGATCTGATATAGCTTTAAATTTTTTCATAAAATCCTCTTCCACAATTCTCCAGGCTACCGCCGCCGAAGGGAATATTCCCCAGATATTTTCTTCGCCGAATTTGGAAGAGCCATCATACCTCAAACTTGAAGTTAAAAGATACTTTCCTTTATAGCTGTAATTCAGCCTCCCAAAAAGAGAAAATAATTTGTCATCTTCTGCA comes from the Pedobacter heparinus DSM 2366 genome and includes:
- a CDS encoding chondroitinase family polysaccharide lyase, which codes for MNYRIATLALTLGLSTIAPGLKAQKESVPTFVKDIVTNYLTFEEAQDIANWKSEKGNLSFSSAHFKDGTQSLLWTYQNGATIEIANLKGLKEAGDFYPGGQPEVYEPSFYKKSHYGGVKMWLYQEKPSIGKITFQVGSNLQMANTAPKYRFSVNLNFTGWRAVWVNFNEDALVKNYKGSDEMTSLVALTPSGQSGKIFIDHFMLLSFVSNKRHSDLQFENHKLNLRSGDGYEILAPYQIFLAKQFNQQVDVKKLTEESKTIADRLEFLILGDKTNDWKKRNTGIEKTIDGKIKGASAIFDKLGIHKANDFVNGRPLFGIRDEHIPKEGLNYDEAILPTAFPLAMDYRLNGNKTAREKLMLTFDYLQDQGWAAGSAFGTVDHVIKLNPIATAIFLVRDDLKAQNKLKAETDMLIWHTRLGSMLTIDYTRGENSDKIRGGALAKLITILLMENDSRKQELLQDFKSYMDYVASISPGYSDTFKPDFSIYHHRGTYLNTYGTNALNTMALIHWLLSGTPYQLSPQTTGNLKQALKRQAEIAYGVDIHYGAGGRFPLGNSSLDGFTFPALAYMSMNGNTIADKEMAELFNYIYDIAEPDVVARMLSPVLTYSGTFGTLNLIERLHKMVGAQKHRPADGAVSMPYSGLMAYRQGNAFATVKGYNKYVWDFESGRGENNLGRYLSHGMLVTAQGDEKMGFKSLGLGLNEGFDWSMLPGATTKMLPADKVLYYTKGDQKYIEGKHRNFSESVVASGLQQGTNGLFALDLRDDVFPDEDKSLFDNSFRARKTYFFIGNEIICLGSSIQNNDTRYPTVTTLFQYRTDEKRKNSFNGKEISASSSLNQKADGGYFTDQNGLHYIIPKGQPIVLGQDKQISYRGANVGDQKSIVLNTSGAYEKTQEVYTKAWFDHGTNPKDKGYEYEIVLNTPTADLKPYLQNKTYEVMQKNASAHIIRHPLSGITAYAVYSAAQPLKGTLIHVDRPMLAMVKEQAGHLWLSLADPDIRQPKWNHNMSHMPDSITNGWGTGSIATLTLKGAWYIAKQLQEVETVSYMNGNTILKVFCKEGKSIDIPLQHRTMDNVDTE
- a CDS encoding glycoside hydrolase family 88 protein — its product is MVACAGLALGLTLACAKPTAQLTDEKIASIFELEKIYADNAFKIVKSTGKMPRSLEKGFQPISDWTSGFYPGNLWLVYEFTRDKDILKKAEYATALVEDNKDYTHDHDIGFMIYSSYGNGYRLTKNEKYKAVMIEASKSAIKRYNPKVKSIMSWNPSAARDWKFPVIIDNMINLELLLNGTGFTGDSTYYNVAVNHANTTMKNQYRSDYSCSHVVDYDPLTGKMRKRDWNNGDSNPETASWSRGQSWGLYGFGFMYKYTHKKEYLTQAENIAAYILNNQNMPEDMVPYWDYRAPKIPTQKDASAAALLASGLMQLAELSPANGKKYFKAGEKILESLSAAPYLNESGKGNYLLNHATGNFLRKSEVDGGLIYADYYYLEALLRYQKLKQKIEF